A genomic region of Chryseobacterium sp. KACC 21268 contains the following coding sequences:
- a CDS encoding glycoside hydrolase family 3 protein codes for MKRLSLIIITFISQFYFPQYQPKNLSSSDLKKAKDWVDKTYNALSQEEKLGQLFIVALYTNKDEAHINQIRNIVLNDKIGGLILMQDDATREINLVNEFQSKSKVPLMIGMDAEWGVFQRIAKAHKYPWAITLGAIQDKNLIHDMASKIAEDCKRMGINWDFAPVVDVNTNPNNPIIGNRSFGSDVNNVLSSALAYSNGLQDNKVLGAIKHFPGHGDTDKDSHLDLPVVSHNMERLEKTELAPFKALMDKGIGGVMVAHLYVPSLESEKGIPASISKKIITGLLKEKYGYKGLIITDALNMGAVANKFKAGELDALAFKAGNDIMLFSQDVATGKRLIQKAIDNKEISQNRVEESVKKILLTKYFLGLDKYSNVNPENINEDLNNASHSEIVQKMYASALTLIKDDKKLLPLNCKETYYYVPLEEAPYETFVNQLNTETTVILKKASEINSIPANSKVIVGFHKDNSTAYKPYKISDSSKKILSDLNKNQTVILDVFGSPYALKDIDISKVSTVLVSYENNDDAMKATANGLLGQTKIWGRLPVLVNDNLKFGMGMDIDAKIPTNQTDRKNSSETKNSKVRIE; via the coding sequence ATGAAAAGGTTAAGTCTTATAATAATAACTTTTATTTCACAGTTTTATTTCCCTCAATACCAACCAAAAAATCTTTCCAGTTCCGATCTCAAAAAAGCAAAAGATTGGGTTGATAAAACCTACAATGCGCTTTCACAAGAGGAAAAACTTGGTCAGCTTTTCATCGTTGCACTTTACACGAATAAGGATGAAGCGCACATCAACCAAATCCGAAATATCGTTTTGAATGATAAGATCGGTGGATTGATTTTGATGCAAGACGATGCAACGAGAGAAATTAATTTGGTCAACGAATTTCAGTCCAAGTCAAAAGTGCCTTTGATGATTGGGATGGATGCAGAATGGGGCGTTTTCCAGAGGATTGCAAAAGCACACAAATATCCTTGGGCAATTACGTTGGGAGCGATTCAGGATAAAAATCTGATTCACGATATGGCATCCAAAATTGCTGAAGATTGCAAGCGAATGGGCATCAATTGGGATTTTGCGCCCGTTGTAGATGTGAATACGAATCCAAACAATCCAATCATCGGCAACAGAAGTTTCGGTTCTGATGTCAATAATGTCTTGAGTTCCGCTTTGGCATATTCCAACGGTTTGCAGGACAACAAAGTGCTGGGAGCAATTAAGCATTTTCCTGGTCACGGCGATACGGACAAAGATTCCCACTTGGATTTGCCAGTCGTTTCCCACAATATGGAACGATTGGAAAAAACTGAACTTGCACCTTTCAAAGCATTGATGGACAAAGGAATTGGTGGCGTAATGGTCGCGCATCTATACGTTCCAAGTCTTGAAAGCGAGAAAGGAATTCCAGCGTCGATTTCCAAAAAAATCATCACTGGATTGTTGAAAGAAAAATATGGCTACAAAGGTTTGATTATTACCGATGCGCTCAATATGGGCGCGGTGGCGAACAAATTCAAAGCGGGAGAATTGGATGCGTTGGCTTTCAAAGCCGGGAACGATATTATGTTGTTTTCGCAGGATGTTGCGACCGGAAAAAGATTGATTCAGAAAGCGATTGATAATAAAGAAATTTCACAAAATAGAGTAGAGGAGAGCGTGAAGAAAATTCTCTTGACCAAATATTTTCTAGGTCTTGATAAATATTCCAACGTCAATCCGGAAAATATAAACGAAGATTTGAACAACGCTTCACATTCCGAAATCGTTCAAAAAATGTACGCCAGCGCTTTAACATTAATTAAAGATGACAAAAAACTGTTGCCTCTCAATTGCAAAGAAACTTATTATTATGTTCCATTGGAAGAAGCGCCTTACGAAACTTTCGTCAATCAATTGAATACAGAAACAACGGTGATTCTAAAAAAAGCTTCGGAAATCAATTCAATTCCAGCAAACTCAAAAGTGATTGTCGGTTTTCACAAAGACAATTCGACAGCTTACAAACCTTATAAAATTTCGGATTCAAGCAAAAAGATTCTTTCAGATTTAAACAAAAATCAAACTGTGATTCTGGACGTTTTCGGAAGTCCGTACGCTTTGAAAGATATTGATATTTCTAAAGTTTCCACAGTCTTAGTTTCTTACGAAAATAATGACGACGCGATGAAAGCCACAGCCAACGGACTTTTAGGTCAAACTAAAATCTGGGGAAGACTTCCGGTTTTGGTAAACGACAATTTAAAATTCGGAATGGGAATGGATATTGACGCTAAAATCCCAACCAATCAAACCGATAGAAAAAATAGTTCGGAAACGAAGAATTCTAAGGTGCGAATTGAGTAA
- the bshA gene encoding N-acetyl-alpha-D-glucosaminyl L-malate synthase BshA yields the protein MKIGILCYPTYGGSGIVATELGMSLADKGYEVHFISSALPARLDVTNPNIFFHKVNVQTYPLFQYQPYDIALSSMIYRVVNLYKLDILHAHYAIPYAYAAFTAKQMLKAEHKDVPLVTTLHGTDITLVGQHPSYKHAVEFSINQSDAITSVSESLKKDTLQFFNIHKEIQVITNFIDNSVFDDCTTCQREQFATDDEKILIHVSNLRPVKRIQDVLEIFKNVNKKVKSKLIIIGEGPEMEKINQFLEENPELIGKIKLLGKVNDLYRILQLSDVFLLPSEQESFGLAALEAMAAKTPVISSNAGGIPEVNIQGETGFLAEIGNVEAMSNYCIKLLSNEDLLAEMKKNSKAQALKFDLKNILPIYIEMYETTIAKFEEAKLIGAGN from the coding sequence ATGAAAATAGGAATACTTTGCTATCCAACTTACGGCGGAAGCGGAATTGTGGCAACGGAATTAGGAATGAGTCTGGCCGACAAAGGTTATGAAGTTCATTTCATAAGTTCTGCATTGCCAGCGCGTTTGGACGTTACCAATCCGAACATTTTCTTCCACAAAGTGAATGTTCAGACTTATCCGCTGTTCCAGTACCAGCCTTACGATATCGCCTTGTCATCGATGATTTATCGCGTTGTCAACCTTTACAAATTGGATATTTTGCACGCGCATTATGCGATTCCTTACGCTTACGCCGCATTTACGGCGAAGCAAATGTTGAAGGCAGAACACAAAGATGTGCCTTTGGTGACGACGCTTCACGGGACAGATATTACCTTGGTTGGCCAACATCCAAGCTACAAACACGCTGTAGAATTCTCTATCAATCAGAGTGATGCAATTACCTCGGTTTCCGAAAGTCTTAAGAAAGATACACTTCAGTTCTTTAATATTCACAAAGAGATTCAGGTAATTACCAATTTTATTGATAATTCGGTTTTTGATGATTGTACTACTTGTCAGCGTGAGCAATTTGCAACCGACGATGAAAAAATATTAATTCACGTTTCCAATCTCCGTCCTGTAAAAAGAATTCAGGATGTTTTGGAGATTTTCAAAAATGTCAATAAGAAAGTCAAATCAAAACTCATCATCATCGGAGAAGGTCCGGAAATGGAGAAAATCAACCAGTTTCTGGAAGAAAATCCAGAATTGATTGGTAAAATAAAATTACTTGGAAAAGTCAACGACCTTTATAGGATTCTACAACTTTCAGACGTCTTTCTTTTACCTTCCGAGCAGGAAAGTTTCGGATTGGCGGCTTTGGAAGCGATGGCTGCAAAAACGCCGGTAATCAGCAGTAATGCGGGTGGAATTCCGGAAGTTAATATCCAAGGTGAAACCGGATTTTTGGCTGAAATCGGAAATGTGGAAGCGATGTCCAATTACTGCATCAAACTTTTGAGCAACGAAGACCTTCTTGCCGAAATGAAAAAGAATTCGAAAGCACAAGCACTGAAATTCGACCTCAAAAATATCCTTCCAATCTACATCGAAATGTACGAAACGACGATTGCGAAGTTTGAAGAAGCGAAGTTGATTGGCGCTGGGAATTAA